One window of the Limibacillus sp. genome contains the following:
- a CDS encoding cyclic nucleotide-binding domain-containing protein, producing the protein MSLDQEVEALRHVPLFANIEPARLKLMAFASERLTYKPGQRLFEQGDAGDAAYIILEGAADILVRTDGHEIKVATLKKNEIVGEIAILCDVPRTASVEAAEKLVTLKLTKDLFLRMAREFPEMALEIMRVLAHRLEMSTAAQRKLREELDSMKGSS; encoded by the coding sequence ATGAGCCTGGATCAAGAAGTCGAAGCGCTGCGCCACGTGCCGCTCTTCGCCAATATTGAGCCGGCGCGGCTGAAGCTGATGGCCTTCGCCAGCGAACGTCTGACCTACAAGCCCGGCCAGCGGCTCTTCGAGCAGGGGGACGCAGGGGACGCAGCCTATATCATCCTGGAGGGCGCGGCGGACATCCTGGTGCGCACCGACGGGCACGAGATCAAGGTCGCAACCCTGAAGAAGAACGAGATCGTCGGCGAGATCGCGATCCTCTGCGACGTGCCCCGCACGGCCAGCGTCGAGGCCGCCGAGAAGCTGGTGACCCTGAAGCTCACCAAGGACCTTTTCCTGCGCATGGCGCGGGAGTTTCCCGAGATGGCCTTGGAGATCATGCGGGTGCTGGCGCACCGCCTGGAGATGTCGACCGCCGCGCAGCGCAAGTTGCGCGAGGAACTGGACAGCATGAAGGGCAGTTCCTGA
- a CDS encoding ABC transporter transmembrane domain-containing protein → MDQLETSLFRYIWRNSKKEQIVILAMVLISLPFYYISLDLPKQIVNDGIQGQGFTSPGSTQSYFGITLPIGDGITLFQGFDLEQQGALLSLSFAFLSLVVVNGLFKFVINTRKGRLGERMLRRLRFQLTDRLLRFPLPYLRRVKQAEAATMIKDEVEPLGGFIGEAFVNPVFLGGQALTAMVFIMVQSVWLGSVALAIVLLQAFLIPKLRTPILRLGRRRQLTARQLAGRIGEVVAGGVEIHAHDTSNLERGDVVKRLGEIFGIRYEIFRRKFFVKFLNNFLAQLTPFIFYSVGGVLAIQGQLDIGALVAVIAAYKDLPSPIKELIDWDQQRQDVQIKYEQVIEQFAPPVLLDSKRQAVDAEPLAKLEGEIKLASATIVDDAENKVLDSVSWSVPLTSHVALVGPSGGGREVLAGAVAALEPLTSGNLSIGGYDLDSLPEAVTGRRLSFVDGAAYLFGGSLGDNLVYSLKHAPNDRGELDPEERERLHDLEREAHSAGNPFFDTDADWIDYAAAGVSNLDELREKLIDTCRLVEMDDDLYRFGLAARFDPETYPGLAAKVLEARSDFTKRLAEEDEEELVVRFDPEQFNANASLAENLLFGLPLDDAFKGDALPAHPVLREALKEADLLDDLEKIGLQIARTMVEIFADLPPGHPFFEQFSFIEAEELPEFKTLVVKTEKGGLAGLSDEEERRLMKLALNYIEERHRLSLIDDSLEERIVKARKAFAERLPEAERDGIAFYEPESYNAAATLQDNILFGRLAHGQARADETIQKIILDILEERGLRHEVMAMGMEYDIGFGGKRLSNAQQQKLALARALVKEPDLLIVSNAMTALDGTSQHRLTKAILEARAGRGVLWALHRPDLATLFGEVAVLRDGRLVESGEVKSLEKEGSELSALLASSGSAG, encoded by the coding sequence TTGGACCAATTGGAAACCAGCCTGTTCCGCTACATTTGGCGCAACAGCAAGAAGGAGCAGATCGTCATCCTTGCGATGGTGCTGATCTCGCTGCCCTTCTATTACATCTCGCTGGACCTGCCCAAGCAGATCGTCAACGACGGCATTCAGGGTCAGGGCTTCACCTCGCCGGGGTCCACCCAGAGTTATTTCGGGATCACCTTGCCGATCGGCGATGGGATCACGCTGTTCCAGGGTTTCGATCTTGAGCAGCAGGGCGCGCTGCTGTCGCTGAGCTTCGCCTTTCTGAGCCTCGTGGTGGTCAACGGTCTCTTCAAGTTCGTGATCAACACGCGCAAGGGCCGCCTGGGCGAGCGCATGCTGCGCCGTCTGCGCTTCCAGCTCACCGACCGGCTGCTGCGCTTCCCGCTGCCCTATCTGCGCCGCGTCAAGCAGGCCGAAGCCGCGACCATGATCAAGGACGAGGTCGAACCGCTGGGCGGCTTCATCGGCGAGGCTTTCGTCAACCCGGTGTTCCTCGGCGGGCAGGCGCTGACCGCCATGGTCTTCATCATGGTTCAGTCGGTCTGGCTGGGCAGCGTGGCGCTGGCCATCGTGCTCCTGCAGGCCTTCCTGATTCCCAAGCTGCGCACGCCAATCCTGCGCCTTGGCCGCCGCCGCCAGTTGACGGCGCGCCAACTGGCCGGGCGCATCGGCGAGGTGGTGGCGGGCGGCGTCGAGATCCATGCCCACGACACCTCCAACCTTGAGCGCGGCGATGTGGTCAAGCGGCTGGGTGAGATCTTCGGCATCCGCTACGAGATTTTCCGCCGCAAGTTCTTCGTGAAGTTCCTGAACAACTTCCTGGCGCAGCTGACGCCCTTCATCTTCTATTCCGTGGGCGGTGTGCTGGCGATCCAGGGCCAGCTCGATATCGGCGCGCTGGTCGCCGTGATCGCCGCCTACAAGGACCTGCCCTCGCCGATCAAGGAGTTGATCGACTGGGACCAGCAGCGTCAGGACGTGCAGATCAAGTACGAACAGGTGATCGAACAGTTCGCGCCCCCGGTTCTGCTGGACTCCAAGCGTCAGGCCGTCGACGCCGAACCGCTGGCGAAGCTGGAAGGCGAGATCAAGCTTGCCAGCGCCACCATCGTCGATGACGCCGAGAACAAGGTCCTCGACAGCGTCTCCTGGAGCGTACCCCTGACCAGTCATGTGGCCTTGGTTGGGCCGTCCGGCGGCGGGCGCGAGGTTCTCGCGGGCGCGGTGGCGGCCCTGGAGCCGCTCACCAGCGGCAACCTCTCGATCGGCGGCTACGATCTCGACAGCCTGCCAGAGGCCGTGACCGGGCGCCGTCTCTCCTTCGTGGACGGCGCCGCCTATCTCTTCGGCGGCTCGCTCGGCGACAACCTCGTCTACAGCCTGAAGCACGCCCCGAACGACCGGGGCGAGCTGGACCCGGAAGAGCGCGAGCGTCTGCACGATCTGGAGCGCGAGGCCCACTCGGCCGGCAACCCCTTCTTCGACACCGACGCCGACTGGATCGACTATGCCGCCGCCGGAGTGTCCAACCTCGACGAGCTGCGTGAGAAGCTGATCGATACCTGCCGTCTGGTCGAGATGGACGACGATCTCTACCGCTTCGGATTGGCGGCGCGCTTCGACCCGGAGACCTATCCGGGCTTGGCGGCCAAGGTGCTGGAAGCGCGCAGTGACTTCACCAAGCGCCTCGCCGAGGAGGACGAAGAGGAGCTGGTCGTCCGCTTCGACCCGGAGCAGTTCAACGCCAATGCGTCCCTGGCCGAGAACCTGCTTTTCGGCCTGCCGCTGGATGACGCCTTCAAGGGCGACGCCCTGCCGGCCCATCCGGTGCTGCGGGAGGCCCTGAAAGAAGCGGATCTGCTCGACGACCTTGAGAAGATCGGTTTGCAGATCGCCCGCACCATGGTGGAGATCTTCGCCGATCTGCCGCCGGGCCATCCCTTCTTCGAGCAGTTCTCCTTCATCGAGGCCGAGGAGTTGCCGGAGTTCAAGACGCTGGTCGTCAAGACCGAGAAGGGCGGTCTGGCGGGCCTCTCCGACGAGGAGGAGCGCCGCCTGATGAAGCTGGCGCTGAACTACATCGAGGAGCGCCACCGCCTGAGCCTGATCGACGACAGCCTGGAAGAGCGGATCGTCAAGGCGCGCAAGGCCTTCGCCGAGCGGCTGCCGGAGGCCGAGCGCGACGGCATCGCCTTCTACGAACCCGAGAGCTACAACGCAGCGGCGACCCTGCAGGACAACATCCTGTTCGGGCGGCTGGCCCACGGCCAGGCCCGGGCCGACGAGACAATCCAGAAGATCATCCTGGATATCCTCGAAGAACGGGGGCTGCGGCACGAGGTCATGGCGATGGGCATGGAGTACGACATCGGTTTTGGCGGAAAGCGCCTCTCCAACGCCCAGCAGCAGAAACTGGCGCTGGCCCGCGCCCTGGTGAAGGAGCCGGACCTGTTGATCGTCAGCAACGCGATGACCGCGCTGGACGGCACCTCGCAACACCGTCTGACCAAGGCGATTCTGGAGGCGCGCGCGGGACGCGGCGTGCTTTGGGCGCTGCACCGGCCTGACCTGGCGACCCTGTTCGGCGAGGTGGCGGTCCTGCGCGACGGGCGCCTGGTGGAATCGGGCGAGGTCAAGTCACTCGAAAAGGAGGGCAGTGAACTGAGCGCCCTCCTGGCCTCCTCCGGATCGGCGGGATGA
- the rdgB gene encoding RdgB/HAM1 family non-canonical purine NTP pyrophosphatase translates to MTRKLTEKRLVIASHNPGKLREIADLLEPFGLSVVSAGDLGLPEPEETGQTFAANAELKAKAAALGSGLPALSDDSGLAVSALGGEPGIYSARWAGPEKDFRAAMERVERELGDSADRSAAFICALCLCWPDGHCETFEGRVEGQLVWPPRGERGFGYDPIFQAEGQDITFGEMDPEKKHGMSHRARAFAQMVEALFPRG, encoded by the coding sequence ATGACGCGAAAGCTGACTGAAAAGCGCCTGGTGATCGCCAGCCACAACCCTGGCAAGCTGCGGGAGATCGCCGATCTTCTGGAGCCCTTTGGCCTTTCCGTCGTGTCGGCAGGCGATCTCGGGCTGCCGGAGCCCGAAGAAACAGGCCAGACCTTCGCGGCCAACGCCGAGCTGAAGGCCAAGGCGGCGGCGCTGGGGTCGGGCCTGCCGGCCCTTTCCGACGACAGCGGGCTGGCCGTGAGCGCCCTGGGCGGGGAGCCCGGCATCTATTCCGCGCGCTGGGCCGGTCCGGAGAAGGACTTCCGCGCGGCCATGGAGCGGGTCGAGCGCGAACTGGGCGACAGCGCGGACCGCAGCGCGGCCTTCATCTGCGCGCTCTGCCTCTGCTGGCCCGATGGCCATTGCGAGACTTTCGAGGGGCGGGTCGAAGGCCAGCTCGTCTGGCCGCCGCGCGGGGAGCGCGGCTTCGGCTACGACCCCATCTTCCAGGCGGAGGGCCAGGACATCACCTTCGGCGAGATGGACCCGGAGAAGAAGCACGGGATGAGCCACCGCGCCCGCGCCTTCGCGCAGATGGTGGAGGCGCTGTTTCCCCGTGGTTGA
- a CDS encoding glycosyltransferase family 4 protein: MKIAFYAPMKPPDHPVPSGDRRMARLLMEALERAGHEPQLACRFVSRDSRGDPARQKQLIEEGAKLADALLADYRALPEDARPKVWFTYHLYYKAPDLIGPRVAEGLGIPYIAAEASLAGKRAGGPWDSYHQALLQALKAARALVTINPADAPALPGGTKQLSLPPFLNATHEAQAKDRARAEVAGWTALSADAPWLLAVGMFRAGDKLESYRLLGAALAYLKDRDWRLLVVGDGPARAEVEAALAPLGEGRVTYLGQLDSERLRTCYAAADLLVWPARREAYGMALLEAQAEGLPVVAGREGGVGAVVADGESGLLSEPGDAAAFARALDSLLTDPERRAAMGRAARERILRDHGLEGAAAKLDALLREVTA; this comes from the coding sequence ATGAAAATCGCCTTCTACGCCCCCATGAAACCGCCCGACCATCCGGTCCCCTCCGGCGACCGGCGCATGGCGCGGCTCCTGATGGAGGCCTTGGAGCGCGCCGGTCATGAGCCTCAGTTGGCCTGCCGCTTCGTCAGCCGCGATTCGAGGGGCGACCCGGCACGGCAGAAGCAGCTGATCGAGGAGGGCGCGAAGCTCGCGGACGCGCTTCTGGCGGACTACCGCGCCTTGCCCGAGGACGCGCGACCGAAGGTCTGGTTCACCTATCATCTCTACTACAAGGCCCCCGATCTGATCGGACCCCGGGTGGCCGAAGGATTGGGAATCCCCTATATCGCCGCCGAAGCCTCGCTGGCCGGAAAGCGGGCGGGCGGGCCCTGGGACAGCTATCACCAGGCGCTGCTCCAGGCGCTGAAGGCCGCGCGGGCGCTGGTGACGATCAACCCCGCCGACGCGCCGGCCCTGCCCGGCGGAACAAAGCAGCTGTCCCTGCCGCCCTTCCTGAATGCGACCCACGAAGCGCAGGCGAAAGACCGGGCGCGGGCAGAGGTCGCGGGCTGGACCGCGCTGTCCGCAGATGCCCCTTGGCTGCTCGCGGTCGGCATGTTCCGTGCGGGAGACAAGCTGGAGTCCTACCGATTGCTGGGCGCGGCGCTGGCGTACCTGAAGGACCGCGACTGGCGTCTTCTGGTGGTGGGCGACGGCCCGGCCCGCGCCGAGGTCGAGGCGGCGCTGGCGCCGCTCGGCGAGGGCCGCGTCACCTACCTCGGACAGCTCGATAGCGAGAGGCTGCGGACCTGCTATGCCGCCGCCGACCTTCTGGTCTGGCCGGCCCGGCGGGAGGCCTACGGTATGGCGCTGCTGGAGGCGCAGGCCGAGGGCCTGCCGGTGGTCGCCGGGCGCGAGGGCGGTGTCGGCGCGGTGGTGGCCGATGGCGAAAGCGGCCTTCTGAGCGAGCCCGGCGACGCCGCGGCCTTCGCCCGCGCCCTGGATAGTCTTCTGACGGATCCGGAACGGCGGGCGGCCATGGGCCGCGCGGCGCGAGAGCGCATCCTCCGCGATCATGGCCTCGAGGGCGCCGCCGCGAAGTTGGACGCGCTTCTGCGGGAGGTGACGGCGTGA
- a CDS encoding class I SAM-dependent methyltransferase: MSRLDSVIRRLEAQRACLDAAAGLLKDLPAEAPVFEVGLGNGRTYDHLRELLPGREIFVFEREVRAHPDCVPDEAHLFLGDFLDCLPRALERFSGRVALIHADIGSGDEAANARLARAIEGFLGALLMPGGILISDQQMSFQGAESLPPPDGVQADRYHLRRKSR, encoded by the coding sequence ATGAGCCGCCTGGACAGCGTCATCCGCCGCCTGGAAGCCCAGCGCGCCTGCCTTGATGCCGCCGCCGGCCTCCTGAAGGATCTGCCGGCCGAGGCCCCGGTCTTCGAGGTCGGGCTCGGCAACGGCCGCACCTACGACCACCTTCGAGAGCTGCTGCCCGGCCGTGAGATCTTCGTGTTCGAACGCGAAGTGCGCGCCCACCCCGACTGCGTGCCGGACGAAGCGCACCTTTTTCTGGGCGATTTCCTGGACTGCCTGCCAAGGGCGCTGGAGCGCTTTTCAGGCCGCGTGGCGCTGATCCATGCCGACATCGGCTCCGGCGACGAAGCCGCGAACGCCCGCCTGGCCCGGGCCATAGAGGGATTTCTGGGCGCTCTACTGATGCCGGGCGGGATTCTGATCAGCGATCAGCAGATGTCCTTCCAGGGCGCCGAAAGCCTGCCTCCGCCCGACGGCGTGCAGGCGGACCGCTATCACTTGCGGCGCAAGAGCCGCTAG
- a CDS encoding glycosyltransferase family 4 protein — MNAPRKSETGKERVAVVLKGYPRLSETFIAQELLALQERGLDFRIVSLRRPTDKATHPVHAEISAPVTYLPEYLHEAPGRVFKAWRKARRLPGYTEARRAFWRDWRRDPTPNRARRFGQACVLAAEFAGQCDFLYAHFLHTPGSVTRYAAMMLGLPWACSAHAKDIWTTPEWEKREKLAELSWLTTCTAVGAEHLAALSPDPGKVKLIYHGLDLERFPKRRSGASDRDGSGEPVRLLSVGRLVEKKGYDLLLDALAALPGDIHWRFLHIGGGEQKDALKAKAEKLGIADRIDWRGAQPQEAVKAALDEADVFVLPSRIAKSGDRDGLPNVLMEAASQALPCLSTSISAIPELIEDEKTGLLVPPEDAAALGGALERLIRDPALRQRLGEAGEARLRRDFALDSNIAGLAALFGLEAREDAA, encoded by the coding sequence ATGAACGCGCCCAGAAAAAGCGAGACAGGCAAGGAGCGGGTGGCCGTGGTCCTGAAAGGCTACCCCCGGCTCTCCGAGACCTTCATCGCCCAGGAACTGCTGGCCCTGCAGGAACGCGGGCTGGACTTCCGGATCGTCTCGCTGCGCCGCCCCACCGACAAGGCGACCCACCCCGTCCATGCGGAGATCAGCGCGCCCGTCACCTATCTGCCGGAATACCTTCATGAGGCGCCGGGCCGCGTCTTCAAGGCCTGGCGCAAGGCCCGCCGCCTGCCCGGTTACACCGAGGCGCGGCGCGCCTTCTGGCGCGATTGGCGGCGCGACCCCACGCCCAACCGCGCCCGCCGCTTCGGTCAGGCCTGCGTTCTGGCCGCCGAGTTCGCCGGTCAGTGCGATTTCCTCTATGCGCACTTCCTCCACACCCCCGGTTCCGTCACCCGCTACGCCGCCATGATGCTGGGGCTGCCCTGGGCCTGTTCGGCCCACGCCAAGGACATCTGGACGACGCCCGAATGGGAGAAGCGGGAGAAGCTGGCCGAGCTTTCCTGGCTTACCACCTGCACCGCCGTGGGCGCGGAGCATCTGGCCGCGCTCAGCCCCGATCCGGGCAAGGTGAAGCTCATCTACCACGGCCTCGACCTTGAGCGCTTCCCCAAGCGCCGGAGCGGGGCGAGCGACCGCGACGGCAGCGGCGAGCCGGTCCGGCTGCTGTCCGTCGGCCGTCTGGTCGAGAAGAAGGGCTACGACCTGCTGCTCGACGCGCTCGCCGCGCTGCCGGGCGATATCCACTGGCGCTTCCTGCACATCGGCGGCGGGGAGCAGAAGGACGCCCTCAAGGCGAAAGCCGAAAAGCTCGGCATCGCAGACCGGATCGACTGGCGGGGCGCGCAGCCACAGGAGGCCGTCAAGGCGGCCCTGGACGAGGCCGATGTCTTCGTGCTGCCCAGCCGCATCGCCAAGAGCGGCGACCGCGACGGCCTGCCCAATGTGCTCATGGAGGCGGCCAGTCAGGCCCTGCCCTGCCTCTCCACCTCCATCTCCGCCATCCCGGAGTTGATCGAGGACGAAAAGACCGGGTTGCTGGTGCCGCCGGAGGACGCTGCCGCCTTGGGCGGGGCGCTGGAACGCCTGATCCGCGATCCGGCCCTGCGCCAACGTCTGGGCGAGGCCGGAGAGGCGCGGCTGCGCCGGGACTTCGCCCTGGACTCCAACATCGCCGGGCTCGCGGCGCTCTTCGGGCTTGAGGCGCGCGAGGACGCGGCTTGA
- the hrcA gene encoding heat-inducible transcriptional repressor HrcA encodes MSKLIDAEALKLKGLNELNERSREIFRHIVEAYVETGAPIGSRTLSRKMGMDLSSATIRNIMADLEEAGLLYAPHTSAGRLPTDAGLNLFVHGLLERGNLSREQQRQIEEQCLAKGRGYSEVLEEAGSILSQLSHCAGLVVAPKVDEPLRHIEFVALGPGRALVVMVTDSGKVENRVIDVPVGLPPSSLVQASNFLTARLVGRSLNEARSLITKELSEKKAQLDGLTTRLVESGLATWSEGGERGGALIVRGQAQLLEDVTALEDLERVRQLFAALEARETMLRLLNLTETAEGVQIFIGSDNELFGMANCSMVVAPYQNSQQQIVGAIGVIGPTRMDYGRIIPMVDYTAKVIGRLVG; translated from the coding sequence ATGTCCAAGCTCATCGACGCAGAAGCACTGAAGCTGAAGGGGCTGAACGAGCTCAACGAGCGTTCGCGCGAGATTTTCCGTCATATCGTTGAAGCCTACGTCGAGACCGGCGCGCCCATCGGCTCGCGCACCCTGTCGCGCAAGATGGGCATGGATCTCTCCTCGGCCACCATCCGCAACATCATGGCCGACCTCGAAGAGGCCGGGCTGCTCTATGCGCCCCACACCTCGGCGGGACGCCTGCCGACCGATGCGGGCCTGAACCTCTTCGTCCACGGCCTGCTGGAGCGAGGCAACCTCAGCCGCGAGCAGCAGCGCCAGATCGAAGAGCAGTGCCTCGCCAAGGGCAGAGGCTACTCCGAGGTGCTGGAGGAGGCGGGCTCCATCCTCTCCCAGCTCTCGCACTGCGCCGGGCTGGTGGTCGCGCCCAAGGTCGACGAACCCCTGCGCCATATCGAGTTCGTGGCGCTCGGGCCGGGCCGCGCGCTGGTCGTGATGGTCACCGACTCCGGCAAGGTGGAGAACCGGGTGATCGACGTGCCGGTCGGCCTGCCGCCCTCGTCACTGGTTCAGGCCAGCAACTTCCTGACCGCACGCCTGGTCGGACGTTCGCTGAACGAGGCGCGCAGCCTGATCACAAAGGAACTCTCCGAGAAGAAGGCGCAGCTCGACGGGCTGACCACGCGCCTTGTCGAAAGCGGACTGGCCACCTGGTCGGAAGGCGGCGAGCGCGGCGGCGCGCTGATCGTGCGCGGTCAGGCGCAACTGCTCGAGGACGTGACGGCGCTGGAGGACCTGGAGCGGGTGCGCCAGCTCTTCGCCGCGCTTGAGGCGCGCGAGACCATGCTGCGCCTCTTGAACCTGACCGAGACCGCCGAGGGCGTGCAGATCTTCATCGGCTCCGACAACGAGCTCTTCGGCATGGCCAACTGCTCCATGGTGGTGGCGCCCTACCAGAACAGCCAGCAGCAGATCGTTGGCGCGATCGGCGTGATCGGACCGACCCGCATGGACTACGGCCGGATCATTCCCATGGTCGACTACACCGCCAAGGTGATCGGCCGCTTGGTGGGTTAG
- the rph gene encoding ribonuclease PH, producing the protein MRPSGRAANELRPISLEVDCNRYAEGSCLAKFGHTHVLCTASVEESVPGWMKNSGRGWITAEYGMLPRSTNTRTGREAARGKQSGRTQEIQRLIGRSLRSVVDLTGFGERQIRIDCDVIQADGGTRTAAITGAYVALYRAFQLMQEMKAIETLPFTDQVAAISCGIYQGQPVLDLDYDEDSAAETDANFVLTVGGRVVELQATAEEAPFERGQFDAMLALAEEGVAQLGRHQREALGVE; encoded by the coding sequence ATGCGTCCATCGGGCCGCGCCGCCAATGAACTGCGCCCCATCTCCCTGGAGGTGGACTGCAACCGCTACGCCGAGGGCTCCTGCCTCGCGAAGTTCGGCCACACCCATGTCCTCTGCACCGCCTCGGTCGAGGAATCGGTGCCCGGCTGGATGAAGAACTCGGGCCGTGGCTGGATCACCGCCGAGTACGGCATGCTGCCCCGCTCCACCAACACCCGCACGGGGCGCGAGGCCGCGCGCGGCAAGCAGTCGGGGAGAACCCAGGAAATCCAGCGCCTGATCGGCCGCTCGCTCCGTTCGGTGGTGGACTTGACCGGCTTTGGCGAACGCCAGATCCGCATCGATTGCGACGTGATCCAGGCGGACGGAGGTACGCGTACGGCCGCCATCACCGGGGCGTACGTGGCACTCTACCGGGCCTTTCAGCTGATGCAGGAGATGAAGGCCATCGAGACGCTGCCGTTTACCGATCAGGTGGCGGCGATCTCTTGCGGCATCTATCAGGGCCAGCCGGTGCTCGATCTGGACTACGACGAGGATTCCGCCGCCGAGACCGACGCGAACTTCGTGCTGACGGTCGGCGGACGGGTGGTGGAGTTGCAGGCGACGGCGGAGGAAGCGCCCTTCGAGCGCGGCCAGTTCGATGCCATGCTGGCGCTGGCCGAGGAGGGCGTGGCCCAACTGGGCCGCCACCAGCGGGAAGCGCTGGGCGTCGAGTGA
- a CDS encoding glycosyltransferase: MAKTVSRDRRVLIYSHDSFGLGHLRRCREIAHHLVASSESLSVLILSGSPIIGSFDFRSRVDFIRIPGVIKLRNGEYTSLNLPLAVEQTMALRASIMEHTAEIFDPDLFLVDKEPLGLRGEVESTLQMLRAKGTPCVLGLRDVMDDPGLLAAEWERKQAVPALEKYYDQIWVYGLPQICNPLEGIKLSPSVQQRIRYTGYLKRSVPQQVSKPRLEKIDEPYILVTVGGGGDGEEIIDWVLRAYESDPTIPYPALLVLGPFMGGEHQNEFLGRAQKLAKVEAITFDAHVESLMARAAGVVCMGGYNTFCEVLSFDKKAVIVPRTEPRMEQYIRASRAQDLGLARMLKNEGPRPATDMATAIRNLPQQQPPSHSVIPGLLDGAENVQKLASQWLDSGRAQSRALFRRRV, from the coding sequence ATGGCAAAGACCGTCAGCAGGGACCGGCGCGTCCTCATCTACAGTCATGATTCCTTCGGCTTGGGTCACCTGAGGCGCTGCCGCGAGATCGCCCACCATCTGGTGGCCTCCTCGGAATCCCTCTCGGTCCTGATCCTCTCCGGATCGCCGATCATCGGCTCCTTCGATTTCCGCAGCCGCGTCGACTTCATCCGCATCCCGGGCGTCATCAAGCTGCGCAACGGCGAATACACCTCGCTCAACCTGCCGCTGGCGGTCGAGCAGACCATGGCGCTGCGCGCTTCGATCATGGAGCACACCGCGGAGATCTTCGATCCCGACCTCTTTCTGGTGGACAAGGAACCGCTCGGCCTGCGCGGCGAGGTCGAATCGACGCTCCAGATGCTGCGCGCCAAGGGCACGCCCTGCGTTCTCGGCCTGCGCGACGTCATGGACGACCCCGGCCTGCTGGCCGCGGAGTGGGAGCGCAAGCAGGCGGTGCCGGCGCTTGAGAAGTACTACGATCAGATTTGGGTCTACGGCCTGCCGCAGATCTGCAACCCCCTGGAGGGCATCAAGCTATCGCCCTCGGTCCAGCAGCGCATCCGCTACACCGGTTACCTGAAGCGCAGCGTCCCCCAGCAGGTCAGCAAACCCCGGCTGGAGAAGATCGACGAGCCCTACATCCTGGTGACGGTCGGCGGCGGCGGGGACGGCGAGGAGATCATCGACTGGGTGCTGCGGGCCTACGAGAGCGATCCGACCATCCCCTACCCGGCGCTCTTGGTCCTCGGCCCCTTCATGGGCGGCGAACATCAGAACGAGTTCCTGGGCCGCGCGCAGAAACTGGCGAAGGTCGAGGCCATCACCTTCGACGCCCACGTGGAAAGCTTGATGGCGCGCGCCGCGGGCGTGGTCTGCATGGGCGGCTACAACACCTTCTGCGAGGTGCTGTCCTTCGACAAGAAGGCCGTCATCGTGCCGCGCACAGAACCGCGCATGGAGCAGTACATCCGCGCCTCCCGAGCCCAGGACCTGGGGCTGGCGCGCATGCTGAAGAACGAGGGACCGCGCCCCGCCACGGACATGGCGACGGCGATCCGCAACCTGCCGCAACAGCAGCCGCCCTCTCATTCCGTGATCCCCGGCCTTCTCGACGGTGCGGAGAACGTGCAGAAGCTCGCCTCCCAATGGCTCGATTCGGGCCGGGCGCAGTCGCGCGCGCTGTTCCGCCGCCGCGTCTGA
- the grpE gene encoding nucleotide exchange factor GrpE encodes MSEEADKKKPSGQDTPETQAPETEAPETEVSEEEPMEALPEDADAEQEADESAPDPITELQQQVGELKEALLRAMAETENTRRRAQREKEEALKFAPGPLAKSLLPVADNLRRALESVPEEARKDGALANLISGIEMTEKELQSAFAKHGIERIEPLGEKLDPNWHEAMFEVPDADKPAGTVVQVVEVGYRLQDRLLRPARVGVSRKP; translated from the coding sequence GTGAGCGAAGAGGCCGACAAGAAAAAGCCGAGCGGGCAGGACACGCCCGAGACGCAAGCGCCCGAGACGGAAGCGCCCGAAACGGAAGTTTCCGAAGAAGAGCCGATGGAAGCTTTGCCTGAGGACGCTGACGCCGAGCAGGAGGCTGACGAGTCCGCCCCCGATCCCATCACCGAGCTGCAACAGCAGGTCGGCGAGTTGAAGGAGGCGCTGCTGCGCGCCATGGCGGAGACGGAGAACACCCGCCGCCGGGCCCAGCGGGAGAAGGAGGAGGCGCTGAAGTTCGCGCCGGGTCCTCTGGCGAAGTCGCTGCTGCCCGTGGCCGACAACCTGCGCCGCGCGCTCGAGTCCGTGCCGGAAGAGGCGCGCAAGGACGGCGCGCTCGCCAACCTCATCTCCGGCATCGAGATGACCGAGAAGGAACTGCAAAGCGCCTTTGCAAAGCACGGCATCGAGCGGATCGAACCGCTGGGCGAGAAGCTCGACCCCAACTGGCACGAAGCCATGTTCGAGGTGCCGGACGCCGACAAGCCCGCCGGGACCGTGGTTCAGGTGGTGGAGGTCGGCTACCGGCTGCAGGACCGTTTGCTGCGCCCCGCGCGGGTCGGCGTCAGCCGAAAGCCCTGA